A genomic segment from uncultured Alistipes sp. encodes:
- a CDS encoding DUF1295 domain-containing protein, which produces MRETFDIFLIVMASLALVVFIALHFFEAGYGYLFDRRYGPPIPNKIGWVLMESPVFIFMCILWAASDRMWQAGPLALFLLFQAHYFQRSFIFPLLLRGNSRMPLGIVLMGMVFNTLNALMQGGWIFWVSPDGYYNNWFAQPYIYIGGALFIAGMAINLHSDRIIRHLRKPGDTRHYIPRGGMFRYVSSANYFGELLEWVGFAVASWSWAGVVFAWWTFANLAPRAASLRRRYEQEFGEEFSRLRRKRIIPFIY; this is translated from the coding sequence ATGCGCGAAACATTCGACATCTTCCTCATCGTCATGGCCTCCCTGGCCCTCGTGGTTTTCATCGCCCTCCACTTCTTCGAAGCCGGGTACGGATACCTCTTCGACCGACGCTACGGCCCCCCGATCCCCAACAAAATCGGATGGGTACTCATGGAATCTCCCGTCTTCATCTTCATGTGCATCCTCTGGGCCGCGTCAGACCGCATGTGGCAGGCCGGCCCCCTCGCCCTGTTCCTGCTATTCCAGGCTCACTACTTCCAACGCTCGTTCATCTTCCCGCTGCTCCTGCGCGGGAACTCCCGGATGCCCCTCGGAATCGTCCTCATGGGCATGGTTTTCAACACCCTCAACGCCCTGATGCAGGGCGGCTGGATCTTCTGGGTATCCCCCGACGGCTACTACAACAACTGGTTCGCACAGCCCTACATCTACATCGGCGGCGCCCTCTTCATCGCCGGAATGGCCATCAACCTCCACTCCGACCGGATTATCCGCCACCTCCGCAAACCCGGCGACACGCGCCACTACATCCCCCGCGGCGGCATGTTCCGCTACGTCTCCTCGGCCAACTATTTCGGCGAGCTGCTCGAATGGGTCGGCTTCGCCGTAGCCTCCTGGTCGTGGGCCGGGGTGGTCTTCGCCTGGTGGACCTTCGCCAACCTCGCACCCCGCGCCGCATCGCTCCGGCGCC
- a CDS encoding leucine-rich repeat domain-containing protein — protein MKPFYLLMLTAALACAGCCKDKSDNPPPQKLTVEQTDCTLGAFEERTATVSLSASADWTVSVVYDGADSEADAAWLAVTPANGAAGEQRLTLSADNNFRNAPRTARLDLACGGQTVQVAVTQSASGFDDTTDLTDFFDPQFAQDLQLFGIIPDAEQILFKDVAYITTLQINCRTSTSTSLQGIEFFKSLEILECESPLLTSLDVSANTALKELYCRDNLFSSLDVSANTALEVLSCGGGTLASLDVSGCTALKELYCGDNQLTSLDVSGCTALTRLDCYGNSLTSLDMSRNTALNKLHCYNNQLTSLDVSGCTALVTLNCRDNQLASLDVSANRALLYLFCYNNRLTSLDVSANTALLRFYCYDNPGDGESKFPVTAWFDNETVPEGLDVDKLEWTYNGKTITVDYQKAE, from the coding sequence ATGAAACCGTTTTACCTGCTGATGCTCACTGCTGCCCTTGCCTGTGCCGGATGCTGCAAGGACAAGTCGGACAACCCCCCCCCTCAAAAATTGACCGTTGAACAGACCGACTGCACGCTCGGCGCCTTCGAGGAGCGGACCGCAACGGTCTCGCTGAGCGCCTCCGCCGACTGGACCGTCTCCGTTGTGTATGACGGTGCCGATTCGGAAGCCGATGCCGCGTGGCTGGCTGTCACGCCGGCAAACGGCGCGGCCGGTGAACAGAGACTCACGCTGTCGGCCGACAACAACTTCCGGAATGCACCCCGCACGGCCCGCCTGGATCTTGCCTGCGGGGGGCAAACCGTGCAGGTGGCGGTCACCCAGAGTGCCTCGGGCTTCGACGACACAACGGACCTTACGGACTTCTTCGATCCGCAGTTCGCGCAGGACTTGCAGTTGTTTGGGATAATCCCCGATGCCGAACAAATTCTTTTCAAGGATGTCGCCTATATAACCACGCTCCAAATCAATTGTCGCACCAGTACTTCGACCTCCTTGCAGGGTATTGAATTTTTCAAATCGTTGGAGATTCTGGAGTGCGAAAGCCCTCTGTTGACATCGCTGGATGTGAGTGCGAACACGGCGCTGAAGGAGTTGTACTGCCGCGACAATTTGTTTTCGTCGCTGGATGTGAGTGCGAACACGGCGCTGGAGGTGTTGTCCTGCGGTGGTGGTACGTTGGCATCGCTGGATGTGAGTGGCTGCACGGCGCTGAAGGAGTTGTACTGCGGGGACAATCAGTTGACATCGCTGGATGTGAGCGGCTGCACGGCGCTGACACGTTTGGATTGCTACGGCAATTCGTTGACGTCGCTGGATATGAGTCGGAATACGGCGTTGAATAAGTTGCACTGCTACAACAATCAGTTGACGTCGCTGGATGTGAGCGGTTGCACGGCGTTGGTGACGTTGAACTGCAGGGACAATCAGTTGGCGTCGCTGGATGTGAGTGCAAATAGGGCGTTGCTGTACTTGTTCTGCTACAACAATCGGTTGACGTCGCTGGATGTGAGTGCAAATACGGCGTTGCTGCGTTTTTACTGCTATGACAATCCCGGCGACGGGGAGTCGAAGTTCCCGGTAACGGCCTGGTTCGACAATGAGACCGTGCCGGAGGGCTTGGATGTCGATAAGTTGGAATGGACGTACAACGGCAAGACCATCACTGTCGACTACCAAAAAGCGGAGTAA
- a CDS encoding Sir2 family NAD-dependent protein deacetylase encodes MKKLVVFTGAGMSADSGLATFRDSDGLWANYRIEDVCTPEALARNRALVIEFYNKRRREMLAARPNAGHEAIAALERDFAVEVVTQNVDDLHERAGSTRVTHLHGELRKLRSMRNPDLIVPIEGWEQALDATAPDGSLLRPHIVFFGESVPMFERAAEIAARAEIMVVVGTSLAVYPAASLVRYAQPGVPIYLVDPGHPDTTGIRNPLTVISKRAAEGVPELAALLRRTYLNQ; translated from the coding sequence ATGAAGAAACTCGTGGTCTTTACCGGCGCTGGGATGAGCGCCGACAGCGGCCTGGCGACGTTCCGCGATTCGGACGGTCTGTGGGCCAACTACCGGATCGAGGATGTCTGCACGCCGGAGGCCCTGGCGCGGAACCGGGCGCTGGTCATCGAATTCTACAACAAACGGCGCCGCGAGATGCTTGCGGCACGTCCCAACGCGGGCCATGAAGCCATTGCGGCCCTGGAGCGGGACTTCGCGGTGGAGGTCGTGACGCAGAACGTCGACGACCTGCACGAACGGGCGGGCTCGACGCGCGTGACGCACCTGCACGGCGAACTGCGCAAACTGCGTTCGATGCGCAACCCCGACCTTATTGTTCCGATCGAGGGGTGGGAGCAGGCGTTGGACGCCACGGCGCCGGACGGTTCGCTGCTGCGCCCGCATATCGTCTTCTTCGGCGAATCGGTCCCGATGTTCGAGCGGGCGGCGGAGATCGCCGCGCGGGCCGAGATCATGGTCGTGGTGGGGACGTCGTTGGCGGTCTATCCGGCGGCTTCGCTGGTGCGCTACGCGCAGCCGGGGGTTCCGATCTACCTTGTGGATCCCGGACACCCCGATACGACGGGTATCCGCAACCCGCTGACCGTCATTTCGAAACGCGCTGCCGAAGGCGTGCCCGAACTGGCCGCGCTGCTGCGCCGGACTTATCTGAACCAGTAG
- a CDS encoding trimeric intracellular cation channel family protein — MSVYFVLEMLGTLAFAISGIRLASAKRFDWFGAYVVGFTTAIGGGTLRDLMLSQTPFWMLDSVYLIVTAIALGIVILFGRYLIRLNNTFFIFDAIGLGLFTVVGIEKTLAADFPFWVAVIMGTMTGAAGGVLRDILINEEPLIFRKEIYALACVFGGVVFWICREAGMSGASLQIVTAVAVIAARVVSVRFGMKLPTLK, encoded by the coding sequence ATGTCTGTCTATTTTGTCTTGGAAATGCTCGGGACGCTGGCCTTTGCGATCAGCGGCATCCGGCTTGCCTCGGCCAAGCGGTTCGACTGGTTCGGGGCCTACGTCGTGGGCTTTACGACGGCCATCGGGGGCGGAACGCTGCGCGACCTGATGCTGTCGCAAACCCCCTTCTGGATGCTGGACAGCGTCTACCTCATCGTCACGGCCATCGCTCTGGGGATCGTCATCCTTTTCGGCCGCTACCTCATCCGGCTGAACAATACGTTCTTCATCTTCGACGCCATCGGACTGGGGCTGTTCACGGTCGTGGGCATCGAGAAGACCCTTGCGGCGGATTTCCCCTTCTGGGTGGCCGTCATCATGGGTACGATGACCGGTGCGGCCGGCGGCGTGCTTCGTGACATCCTCATCAACGAGGAGCCGCTCATTTTCCGCAAGGAGATCTATGCGCTGGCGTGTGTCTTCGGCGGAGTGGTCTTCTGGATCTGCCGCGAGGCAGGCATGTCGGGAGCTTCGTTGCAGATCGTAACGGCCGTGGCGGTGATCGCGGCGCGGGTCGTGTCGGTGCGCTTCGGGATGAAACTCCCGACCCTCAAGTAG
- the meaB gene encoding methylmalonyl Co-A mutase-associated GTPase MeaB: protein MSFTKIDHYEREYADTHHYTALNVTEGVEDQPIISPYFKRHKKRMLSTDEYVGGILAGNITTLSQAITLVESSNPNHYAQAQEIIERCLPHAGRSVRIGITGVPGAGKSTFIEAIGNMVTSLRHKLAVLAIDPSSERSGGSILGDKTRMESICNNPAVFVRPSPSAGSLGGVARKTRETIVLCEAAGFDVIFIETVGVGQSETAVHSMVDLFMLLQISGAGDELQGIKRGIMEMADLMVITKADGENVHKAELARTQFQGALRLFPVPESGWRPKVYTSSAVTKAGLEEVWKGVEEYLDHIQRNGYFQHNRNRQNKYWMYETINEALRSSFYRDPAVESKIAEYEQQVLDDRISSFIAAKELLDLYFKAGLKSRF, encoded by the coding sequence ATGTCCTTTACCAAGATAGACCACTACGAACGCGAATACGCGGACACACACCACTACACGGCGCTGAACGTGACGGAAGGCGTTGAAGACCAGCCGATCATCAGCCCCTATTTCAAGCGGCACAAGAAGCGCATGCTCTCGACCGACGAATACGTCGGGGGCATTCTCGCCGGAAACATCACCACCCTCTCGCAGGCCATTACGCTCGTCGAATCCTCCAACCCCAACCACTACGCCCAGGCCCAGGAGATCATCGAACGCTGTCTGCCCCACGCCGGGCGGTCAGTGCGCATCGGCATCACGGGCGTCCCGGGAGCCGGGAAGTCGACCTTCATCGAAGCCATCGGCAACATGGTCACCTCTCTGCGCCACAAGCTCGCCGTGCTGGCCATCGACCCCTCGTCGGAGCGGAGCGGCGGCTCGATCCTCGGTGACAAGACCCGCATGGAGAGCATCTGCAACAACCCCGCAGTCTTCGTGCGCCCCTCGCCCTCGGCCGGATCGCTCGGAGGCGTCGCGCGCAAGACCCGCGAGACCATCGTACTGTGCGAAGCCGCCGGTTTCGACGTCATCTTCATCGAGACCGTGGGTGTCGGGCAGTCCGAAACCGCCGTACACTCGATGGTCGACCTCTTCATGCTGTTGCAGATCTCGGGCGCCGGCGACGAATTGCAGGGCATCAAGCGCGGCATCATGGAGATGGCCGACCTGATGGTCATCACGAAGGCCGACGGCGAGAATGTCCACAAGGCCGAGTTGGCCCGCACGCAGTTCCAGGGGGCCCTGCGGCTCTTCCCCGTGCCGGAATCGGGCTGGCGGCCCAAAGTCTACACCTCGTCGGCCGTGACGAAGGCCGGGTTGGAGGAGGTCTGGAAGGGCGTCGAGGAGTACCTCGACCACATTCAGCGCAACGGGTATTTCCAGCACAACCGCAACCGCCAGAACAAATACTGGATGTACGAGACGATCAACGAAGCGCTGCGGAGCAGTTTCTACCGCGACCCGGCCGTCGAAAGCAAGATTGCCGAGTACGAGCAGCAGGTCCTCGACGACAGGATCTCGTCGTTCATCGCCGCCAAAGAGCTCCTCGACCTCTATTTCAAGGCCGGCTTAAAAAGCCGGTTTTAG
- the mce gene encoding methylmalonyl-CoA epimerase, giving the protein MKVSHIEHLGVAVKSLDEAIPYWENVLGLKCYAIEEVADQKVRTAFFMLGQTKIELLEPTSEDSTIAKYIENRGVGIHHMALACENIEEQLADAEARGIRLIDKTPRKGAEGLTIAFLHPKSTQGILTELCENKNK; this is encoded by the coding sequence ATGAAAGTTTCTCATATCGAGCATCTTGGCGTCGCTGTGAAGAGCCTTGATGAAGCCATTCCCTACTGGGAGAACGTTCTGGGGCTGAAATGCTATGCCATCGAAGAGGTTGCCGACCAGAAGGTCCGCACGGCGTTCTTCATGCTGGGTCAGACGAAAATCGAGCTGCTGGAACCCACCTCGGAGGATTCGACCATCGCCAAGTACATCGAGAACCGCGGTGTCGGCATCCATCACATGGCCCTCGCGTGCGAGAACATCGAGGAACAGCTGGCCGACGCCGAGGCCCGGGGCATCCGCCTGATCGACAAGACGCCGCGCAAGGGCGCCGAGGGGCTGACGATCGCCTTCCTGCACCCGAAATCGACCCAGGGCATCCTGACCGAACTCTGCGAGAACAAGAACAAATAG
- a CDS encoding acyl-CoA carboxylase subunit beta — translation MSQIQEKIKQLIDNRETARMGGGQKAIDKQHDKGKYTARERIQMLLDEGSFEEFDMFVTHRCYDFGMEKKHFFGDGVVTGYGTIGGRLVYVFAQDFTVTAGSLSLSMSDKICKVMDMALRNGAPCIGMNDSGGARIQEGVNALAGYANIFQRNVMSSGVIPQISAIFGPCAGGAVYSPALTDFIIMKKETSNMFLTGPKVVKTVTGEDVTQEQLGGATMHTTKSGVAQFAVDTEEEGIELIKKLISYMPQNNMEDAPLTVCTDKITRLEDSLNDIIPDSANKPYDMAEVIRAIVDDGEYLESAAGYAKNIITCFARFNGQSVGIIANQPKFMAGVLDINASRKAARFVRFCDAFNIPLVTLVDVPGFLPGTTQEYGGVITHGAKLLFAYCEATVPKITVTLRKAYGGAYIVMSSKHIRGDINYAWPTAEIAVMGASGAVEVLYGKELKELADKPEEKAAFIAEKEKEYNDKFSNPYNAARYGYIDDVIEPRNTRFRIIRALQSLATKRLQNPPKKHSNIPL, via the coding sequence ATGAGCCAAATTCAAGAAAAGATCAAGCAACTGATCGACAACCGCGAAACGGCCCGTATGGGCGGCGGCCAGAAAGCGATCGACAAACAGCACGACAAGGGCAAGTACACGGCCCGCGAGCGTATCCAGATGCTTCTCGACGAGGGTTCGTTCGAGGAGTTCGACATGTTCGTGACACACCGCTGCTACGATTTCGGCATGGAGAAGAAGCACTTTTTCGGCGACGGCGTGGTGACGGGTTACGGTACGATCGGCGGACGCCTGGTCTATGTCTTCGCCCAGGACTTCACCGTTACGGCCGGTTCGCTCTCGCTCTCGATGTCGGACAAGATCTGCAAGGTCATGGACATGGCCCTGCGCAACGGTGCCCCCTGCATCGGCATGAACGACTCGGGCGGCGCCCGCATCCAGGAGGGTGTCAACGCGCTGGCCGGTTATGCGAACATCTTCCAGCGCAACGTGATGTCGTCGGGTGTCATTCCGCAGATCTCGGCCATTTTCGGGCCCTGTGCCGGAGGTGCGGTCTATTCGCCCGCGCTGACCGACTTCATCATCATGAAGAAGGAGACGTCGAACATGTTCCTCACGGGCCCGAAGGTGGTGAAGACCGTCACGGGCGAGGACGTCACGCAGGAGCAGCTGGGCGGTGCCACGATGCACACCACCAAGTCGGGAGTTGCCCAGTTCGCCGTCGATACCGAGGAGGAGGGTATCGAACTGATCAAGAAACTGATCTCCTACATGCCTCAGAACAACATGGAGGATGCTCCGCTGACGGTCTGCACGGACAAGATCACGCGCCTGGAGGATTCGCTCAACGACATCATCCCCGACAGCGCGAACAAGCCCTATGACATGGCCGAGGTGATCCGCGCGATCGTCGACGACGGCGAGTACCTGGAGTCGGCGGCCGGTTACGCCAAGAACATCATCACGTGCTTTGCGCGCTTCAACGGGCAGTCGGTGGGCATCATCGCCAACCAGCCGAAATTCATGGCCGGTGTGCTCGATATCAATGCCAGCCGCAAGGCGGCCCGTTTCGTCCGTTTCTGCGACGCGTTCAACATTCCGCTCGTGACGCTCGTCGACGTTCCGGGCTTCCTGCCGGGCACGACCCAGGAGTACGGCGGCGTGATCACGCACGGCGCGAAGCTGCTGTTCGCCTACTGCGAGGCTACGGTTCCGAAGATCACCGTGACGCTGCGCAAGGCCTACGGAGGCGCCTACATCGTGATGTCGTCGAAGCACATCCGCGGCGACATCAACTACGCCTGGCCGACGGCCGAGATTGCCGTGATGGGTGCGAGCGGAGCCGTCGAGGTGCTCTACGGCAAGGAGCTCAAGGAGCTGGCCGACAAACCCGAAGAGAAGGCCGCGTTCATCGCCGAGAAGGAGAAGGAGTACAACGACAAGTTCTCGAATCCCTACAATGCGGCGCGCTACGGCTATATCGACGATGTGATCGAACCGCGCAACACACGGTTCCGCATCATCCGTGCCCTGCAGTCGCTGGCCACGAAGCGCCTGCAGAATCCGCCCAAGAAGCATTCGAACATTCCTCTGTAA
- a CDS encoding OadG family transporter subunit — protein MIIQAVSWGWSEILWASLIGFVLVFVVLVALIFIMKGLGVCFQRMATTSKKQAVAPQPMISQEEIAAIATALKIYKSVLHDRESEVVTILSIKRAYSPWNSKIHGLTQLPERK, from the coding sequence ATGATAATACAGGCAGTAAGTTGGGGCTGGTCCGAGATCCTGTGGGCTTCACTCATCGGCTTCGTGCTGGTATTCGTCGTGCTGGTGGCGCTGATCTTCATCATGAAGGGCCTCGGTGTCTGCTTCCAGCGGATGGCGACCACCAGCAAGAAGCAGGCGGTTGCTCCGCAGCCGATGATCAGCCAGGAGGAGATCGCGGCGATAGCCACGGCCCTGAAGATCTACAAGAGCGTGCTGCACGACCGCGAGTCGGAGGTGGTGACGATCCTCAGCATCAAACGGGCCTATTCGCCCTGGAATTCGAAAATTCATGGTTTAACCCAGCTTCCCGAGCGGAAATAG
- a CDS encoding biotin/lipoyl-containing protein, whose product MKDYSLKINGHNYNVQIDDVNDSSTVAHVIVNGVDYEVEIEGGKKPKVSKPQVAPAPKSANSGMIMPSTATPSPRLSAIPPSSGYSVKCPLPGTVLSVKVAVGDTISQGQTLVVLEAMKMENNIDADRGGVVKQILVQQGATVMEGDTLLVIE is encoded by the coding sequence ATGAAAGATTACTCACTGAAAATCAACGGACATAATTACAACGTCCAGATCGACGACGTGAACGACAGCTCGACGGTAGCCCATGTGATCGTCAACGGTGTGGACTACGAAGTGGAGATCGAGGGGGGCAAGAAACCCAAGGTCTCCAAACCGCAGGTTGCTCCGGCTCCGAAGTCGGCCAACAGCGGTATGATCATGCCTTCGACGGCGACTCCTTCGCCGCGGCTGTCGGCGATTCCGCCCTCGTCGGGTTACAGCGTGAAGTGCCCGCTGCCGGGTACGGTGCTGAGCGTGAAGGTCGCCGTGGGCGACACGATCTCCCAGGGCCAGACGCTTGTGGTGCTCGAAGCCATGAAGATGGAGAACAACATCGATGCCGACCGCGGCGGCGTTGTGAAGCAGATTCTCGTGCAGCAGGGCGCCACGGTCATGGAGGGCGATACGTTACTTGTAATCGAATAG
- a CDS encoding sodium ion-translocating decarboxylase subunit beta: MGWGPLAMIVVAFVLLYLAIKHKFEPLLLLTIAFGMLLTNLPGANMFHTELFAGGQVHWDIFVANAGLLDYLYLGVKLGIYPCLIFLGVGAMTDFGPLIANPKSFLLGAAAQLGIFLTFIGAYALNFSPEQAASIGIIGGADGPTSIYLTAILAPELLGPIAVAAYSYMALVPVIQPPIMRLLTTEKERKIKMRQLRPVSKTEKILFPLIITVIIALLLPSAAPLVGSLMLGNLMKECGVVDRLSKTVQNELMNIVVIFLGITVGATATAEAFLNPQTLKILVLGVLAFSFGTAGGVLLAKVMNIFLKEGNKINPLIGSAGVSAVPMAARVSQTEGQKADPSNFLLMHAMGPNVAGVVGSAVAAGILLSFLA, translated from the coding sequence ATGGGATGGGGGCCTCTGGCGATGATCGTTGTGGCCTTCGTGCTGCTCTACCTGGCCATCAAGCACAAGTTTGAGCCGCTGCTGCTGCTCACGATCGCCTTCGGTATGCTGCTGACGAACCTTCCGGGCGCCAATATGTTCCATACCGAGCTCTTCGCAGGCGGGCAAGTCCACTGGGATATCTTTGTGGCCAACGCCGGGCTGCTCGACTACCTCTATTTGGGCGTCAAGCTGGGTATCTATCCCTGTTTGATTTTCCTCGGGGTGGGGGCCATGACCGACTTCGGTCCGCTGATCGCCAATCCGAAGAGTTTCCTGCTGGGCGCAGCCGCCCAGTTGGGTATCTTCCTGACCTTCATCGGCGCCTATGCGCTGAATTTTTCGCCGGAACAGGCCGCTTCGATCGGTATCATCGGCGGAGCCGACGGCCCGACGTCGATCTACCTGACGGCCATTCTGGCCCCGGAGCTGCTGGGCCCGATTGCCGTGGCGGCCTACTCCTATATGGCGCTTGTGCCGGTGATCCAGCCGCCGATCATGCGTCTGCTCACCACGGAGAAGGAGCGTAAGATCAAGATGCGCCAGCTGCGTCCGGTCTCGAAGACCGAGAAGATCCTCTTCCCGCTGATCATTACGGTGATCATCGCGCTGCTGCTGCCGTCGGCGGCGCCGCTGGTAGGCAGCCTGATGCTGGGCAACCTGATGAAGGAGTGCGGGGTCGTGGACCGTCTGTCGAAGACCGTTCAGAACGAACTGATGAATATCGTGGTGATCTTCCTGGGCATCACGGTGGGTGCTACGGCCACGGCCGAAGCGTTCCTCAATCCCCAGACGCTGAAGATCCTGGTGCTGGGTGTGCTTGCATTCAGCTTCGGAACGGCGGGCGGTGTTCTGCTGGCCAAGGTGATGAACATCTTCCTGAAGGAGGGCAACAAGATCAATCCGTTGATCGGTTCGGCCGGGGTTTCGGCGGTTCCGATGGCGGCCCGCGTGTCGCAGACCGAGGGTCAGAAGGCCGATCCTTCGAACTTCCTGCTGATGCACGCCATGGGCCCGAACGTGGCCGGCGTGGTCGGTTCGGCGGTAGCTGCGGGTATTCTGCTCTCGTTCCTGGCCTAA
- the rplM gene encoding 50S ribosomal protein L13, with protein MDSLSYKTISANAATVTKEWVVIDATNEVLGRLASQVAKILRGKNKPCYTPHVDCGDYVIVINAEKVKLTGNKVTDKVYTRHTGYPGGQRYATPADYLAKKPTFLIEKAVKGMLPKTRLGEKLLTNLKVYVGPEHPHAAQNPKTIKLNEIK; from the coding sequence ATGGATTCTTTAAGCTACAAGACTATCTCGGCGAACGCTGCGACCGTCACCAAGGAATGGGTGGTGATCGACGCGACGAACGAGGTACTGGGACGTCTTGCATCGCAGGTCGCGAAGATCCTCCGAGGCAAGAACAAGCCCTGCTACACGCCTCACGTGGATTGCGGTGACTACGTCATCGTCATCAACGCGGAGAAGGTGAAGCTCACGGGCAACAAAGTGACCGACAAGGTCTACACGCGCCACACCGGATACCCCGGCGGCCAGCGTTACGCCACGCCTGCCGACTATCTGGCTAAAAAACCGACGTTCCTCATCGAGAAGGCCGTCAAGGGAATGCTTCCCAAGACCCGCCTGGGTGAGAAACTGCTCACGAACCTGAAGGTTTATGTCGGCCCGGAGCACCCGCACGCCGCCCAGAACCCGAAGACCATTAAATTAAACGAGATTAAGTAA
- the rpsI gene encoding 30S ribosomal protein S9: MEVVNTVGRRKAAVARVFVKPGNGQITINHKELAVYFPLEILQFQVKQPLLATNTAESYDITINLEGGGIKGQAEAARLGIARALCEIDAEMRPVLKKAGFLTRDPREVERKKPGQPGARRKFQFSKR; the protein is encoded by the coding sequence ATGGAAGTTGTAAACACCGTAGGTCGTCGTAAGGCCGCTGTGGCTCGCGTATTCGTGAAGCCGGGGAATGGTCAGATTACAATCAACCACAAGGAACTCGCCGTATATTTCCCGCTCGAAATTCTCCAGTTCCAGGTGAAGCAGCCGCTGCTCGCCACGAACACTGCCGAGAGCTATGACATCACCATCAACCTCGAAGGGGGTGGTATCAAGGGACAGGCCGAGGCCGCTCGTCTGGGTATCGCACGTGCGCTGTGCGAGATCGACGCCGAGATGCGTCCGGTGCTGAAGAAGGCCGGATTCCTGACGCGCGATCCCCGCGAGGTTGAGCGTAAGAAGCCCGGACAGCCCGGAGCACGTCGCAAGTTCCAGTTCAGCAAGCGTTAA